One Lentisphaera araneosa HTCC2155 DNA window includes the following coding sequences:
- a CDS encoding 3-isopropylmalate dehydratase small subunit produces MNSSSIIKITGTGVAVRGNDIDTDRIIPARFLTKITFEGLGAEVFTDDRKQLADKGEVHPFDQEAHAKSNILLVNKNFGCGSSREHAPQAIKRHGIDCIIGESYSEIFFGNNIAIGVPCLKVSEADIALLQDKCEQEPECSFSVDLESLEIKAGDLSVKAEFPEGARQQFIGGTWDVTAELLQNDADITETAANLPYFNHWK; encoded by the coding sequence ATGAATTCATCATCTATCATCAAAATCACAGGAACGGGTGTTGCTGTTCGCGGAAATGACATCGATACCGATCGCATTATCCCGGCTCGTTTTCTCACGAAAATCACTTTTGAAGGCCTTGGGGCCGAAGTCTTTACAGACGACCGCAAACAATTAGCGGACAAAGGCGAAGTTCATCCATTTGATCAAGAAGCCCACGCAAAATCTAATATTTTGCTCGTCAACAAAAACTTTGGCTGTGGCTCTTCACGTGAGCACGCACCCCAAGCAATTAAGCGCCACGGCATTGACTGCATCATTGGTGAATCTTATTCGGAGATTTTCTTCGGGAATAATATTGCTATCGGCGTCCCTTGCTTAAAAGTTTCTGAGGCTGACATTGCTCTGCTCCAGGACAAGTGCGAACAAGAACCCGAATGTTCTTTTTCAGTTGACTTAGAAAGTTTGGAAATCAAAGCTGGGGATCTCTCCGTGAAAGCTGAATTTCCCGAGGGTGCTCGTCAGCAATTTATTGGTGGAACTTGGGACGTGACTGCAGAACTCCTGCAGAACGACGCCGACATCACTGAGACTGCTGCGAACTTACCTTACTTCAATCACTGGAAGTAA
- a CDS encoding B12-binding domain-containing radical SAM protein, translated as MDKFLKPDILLITPPLTQLNTPYPGTAYLNYFLRSQGYLASQLDLGLDLILKLFSSSGLEQVFDYCVKSDREMSWEAQKLLALKSDYLFCVDAVILFLQNKDLTLAQRIFSRNYLPEGERFKILDEMSPEVFGKMAVQDCARFFATLFLEDLGDFIRENVDEGFGFSRYQEKISVAASSFDSLDEALQSKMSFLDEIMLKTLEARLENQNPQLIALSIPFPGNLYGGLRCAQYLGERFPDSAILLGGGYVNTELRELSDPRLFDYVDFVCLDDGELPMTQILKVLEGEGDLSQLSRTFLLNDQGEVEYVDTCKQEDFSHLETGVPDYTGLELDKYLSIIELANPMHRLWNDGRWNKMTLAHGCYWKRCSFCDVTLDYIERYDEAPAKILVDRMEKLMDQTGVSGFHFVDEAAPPALLQDLSEEILSRGLRVSWWTNVRFERAFSKDLCRLLAAAGCIAVSGGLEVASERLLRKMKKGTGITQVCQSTKAFSDAGIMVHAYLMYGFPTETEQETIDSLEVVRQLFKEEMINSGFWHRFALTAHSPIGKDPEAYDVKITGPEFAGFAKNELTHDDPKGCDHAKFSEGLKKALFNYMHGIGLNEDLSFWFNQEVPTTSHSPYLIRQRLTEFYKAIKVFDKDRVLWLGGDVLVDDLSQDPCKLSFISRNKEMTLDLPAALAEWLYHLLPQLRIENDDEVTFAELKDYYGQYFDDEFEVMKESQFWQKLEDFGLIYLRRV; from the coding sequence ATGGATAAGTTCTTGAAACCTGACATACTTTTAATCACTCCCCCTTTAACTCAGTTAAATACTCCTTACCCCGGGACAGCATACTTAAACTACTTTTTGCGATCGCAGGGCTACCTAGCGAGTCAGCTTGACCTCGGCTTAGATTTAATCTTGAAATTATTTTCATCATCGGGTTTGGAGCAGGTCTTTGACTATTGCGTAAAGAGTGACCGCGAAATGTCGTGGGAAGCGCAGAAGCTTTTGGCGCTCAAGTCTGATTACCTCTTCTGTGTGGATGCGGTGATTTTATTTCTTCAGAATAAAGATTTGACTTTAGCACAACGTATCTTTAGTCGAAATTACTTACCAGAAGGTGAGCGCTTTAAAATTTTAGATGAAATGAGCCCTGAAGTCTTCGGTAAGATGGCCGTGCAGGATTGCGCGCGCTTTTTTGCAACGCTTTTTCTGGAAGACCTCGGCGACTTTATTCGTGAAAATGTCGATGAAGGCTTTGGCTTTTCGCGTTACCAAGAAAAAATTTCAGTGGCCGCTAGCTCATTCGATTCTCTAGATGAAGCCTTGCAATCTAAGATGAGTTTTTTAGATGAAATTATGCTGAAAACTCTGGAAGCGCGTCTAGAGAATCAGAATCCTCAGCTCATTGCCCTCAGTATTCCCTTTCCAGGGAATTTGTACGGAGGTCTTAGGTGTGCGCAGTATTTAGGTGAACGCTTTCCAGATAGTGCGATACTCTTAGGTGGGGGGTATGTAAATACTGAACTGCGTGAATTGAGTGACCCACGCCTTTTCGATTATGTGGACTTTGTTTGCCTAGATGATGGTGAGCTTCCCATGACGCAGATATTAAAAGTATTAGAGGGTGAAGGTGATCTGAGCCAACTATCGAGAACCTTTCTTCTCAACGATCAAGGAGAAGTGGAGTACGTCGATACTTGCAAGCAAGAAGATTTTAGTCATTTGGAAACCGGTGTGCCAGATTATACAGGCTTGGAACTCGATAAGTATTTATCCATAATTGAACTAGCCAACCCCATGCATCGCCTTTGGAATGATGGGCGATGGAATAAAATGACTCTAGCTCATGGCTGTTATTGGAAGCGCTGTAGTTTTTGTGATGTGACGCTGGATTATATTGAACGTTATGATGAAGCTCCCGCAAAAATCCTCGTTGACCGCATGGAGAAACTCATGGACCAGACGGGTGTTAGTGGTTTTCATTTTGTCGATGAAGCGGCGCCTCCAGCTTTGTTGCAAGATTTATCCGAAGAAATTTTATCTAGAGGCCTTCGTGTCTCATGGTGGACAAATGTGCGCTTTGAAAGAGCTTTCTCAAAAGATTTATGCCGACTTCTTGCCGCTGCTGGCTGCATAGCCGTCTCGGGTGGACTCGAAGTGGCTTCCGAGCGACTCTTGCGAAAAATGAAAAAAGGTACGGGCATCACTCAAGTCTGCCAATCGACGAAGGCCTTCAGTGATGCAGGCATTATGGTTCATGCTTACCTAATGTATGGTTTTCCCACAGAAACAGAACAAGAAACAATAGATTCTTTAGAAGTTGTACGCCAGCTTTTTAAAGAAGAGATGATTAACTCGGGTTTTTGGCATCGTTTTGCGCTCACCGCACATAGTCCAATAGGTAAAGATCCAGAGGCTTACGACGTTAAAATTACGGGGCCTGAGTTTGCGGGCTTCGCAAAAAATGAACTCACTCACGATGACCCAAAAGGATGTGATCATGCTAAGTTTAGCGAGGGGCTAAAAAAAGCACTTTTTAACTATATGCACGGCATCGGTCTGAATGAAGATTTGTCTTTTTGGTTTAATCAAGAAGTGCCCACAACAAGTCATTCGCCTTATTTAATTCGTCAGCGATTAACAGAGTTTTACAAAGCAATCAAAGTGTTTGATAAGGACAGAGTCCTGTGGCTAGGTGGTGACGTTTTAGTTGATGATTTGAGTCAAGATCCATGTAAACTGAGTTTTATATCCAGAAATAAAGAAATGACTTTAGATTTGCCTGCGGCACTGGCAGAATGGCTCTATCACCTCTTGCCTCAGCTCAGAATCGAAAACGATGATGAAGTGACTTTTGCAGAGTTAAAAGATTATTATGGGCAATACTTCGATGATGAATTTGAAGTGATGAAAGAAAGTCAGTTTTGGCAAAAATTAGAAGACTTTGGCCTCATCTATCTAAGAAGAGTATGA